The DNA window ATACCAGTGACTAGCCTCAAATGACTCGGGCCTGCTGCAGGATGGACTCGGGACTAGGATCTACACTAAACTACACGGGATTTGACTTGGACCTGTCTCACATGATTTGACGTGTCTCAGATGACTCGAGACTTGGCCTCAGTTTTTGCTCTGAGATGCTTCAACCGGCCCTCAGCTCTTCTGCTGTGACTCGGACTCGTCTTCAGCGACTCGACCCTTCAGCTCGTCCCTCTGCTGACTCGACTCTGATCTGGTCTCTGGCGACTCGAGGCTCGAGTCCCTCCGCTGCTCCTGCAGGAACTCGTCCAGCCCCCTCAGCTGCTTCAGGAAGCCCCAGTTGGGGACGATCCTCCTGCGTTTCTTCACGTGTTCGATGGCGTCCACCAGCGTCATCTTCTGGCAGATCATCAGGTAGGCGAGGAAGAGCGTGGCGGAGCGACTTCTTCCCATCACGCAATGCACCAGTAGTTTATCTGGAGAACCAATCAGGGAGCAGCATCACAAGTGTGAACGTTTTGGAGTCCCTGACTCTAGAACCGTCTGAAGGttctgatctggatctggaACCAGAACGGTTTTAATCACCATGACATCATAAGATCTAGAACCTGTCTGATCTGGATCCTGAAGAAAGTCTAGAGCAACAAGCCAATCAGGAGACGGTTTTAGGTTCGAACCAGGTCGTCTTACTCTGAGGGTTCCTCAGCGTTTCTTCTATAAACTCGGCGGCGGAGAGGAAATGCTggctgaggtcaaaggtcaccacaTCCTCAGCCACCACCCCGTAGTACACCACGCCCATGTCGTCGTAGTAACCGGCCCCAGTGTCCACGTTGTTCCAGGTCCCTTCGGCCGCGTTGAGGACGTGCGTGACCCCCAGCCCCCTCAGGTGATGCCTGTCCCTCGCCGTCTGCCTGCAGGAAGCCGGCGCGGCGTTTTTTAGCTGCTGGGACACCGTCGGGTCGGCGATGTCACACGTTCTACTCACTCGTCCCCGATGAAGACGTTGGGCCAGACCTCGTTGACGTGAGTGTAAGCCACACTCCCACGGTTGAGGATTTTCTCCAGCTCGTAGCCTCCAGGGGTGACGTATTCATCCGCCGCTCTAGATTCTGTCTGGGAGACGTTCATCCTTGATTTGTGAGCagcctttccttttttttcttcacacatgATTTATTAGCTTAAGGGAGAACAGAAAACGCCACGCTCGCTGCGTGGCTTCCACGTCCCCTTCCTGCGTCTGGAGCAGCTCTCACCAGGACCTTCAAGTCCTTCATCTCCCTGCGTGAACATTCTGTTTCCCTCACGCTGTCGCTCCTTACAGGCAGAACGCTGAGGAGTCGGGGTGCAGATTGTGTAACCGCTCTGTGACGGGCATCAAATGTGAAGGATATTTTTAGCCCACTCTGCCCCCCCCTGACCTCAGCTGCCATGTTTCCTGCCTGTGGGGGCAGCTTCCACCCAGCCGGTCCCTGCCATCCAAACGCAACTTTAATCTCCACCGCTGGCGGGAAGCGGCGCTTATCCAAACTTCGCCAGAGGACGCCCCAAATCCGCTGGAGCGAACGGAACACTGGGAGGTTTTCCTCCTTCAAATTGTGTCCATCT is part of the Antennarius striatus isolate MH-2024 chromosome 21, ASM4005453v1, whole genome shotgun sequence genome and encodes:
- the LOC137588079 gene encoding dual specificity phosphatase 29-like; its protein translation is MCEEKKGKAAHKSRMNVSQTESRAADEYVTPGGYELEKILNRGSVAYTHVNEVWPNVFIGDEQTARDRHHLRGLGVTHVLNAAEGTWNNVDTGAGYYDDMGVVYYGVVAEDVVTFDLSQHFLSAAEFIEETLRNPQNKLLVHCVMGRSRSATLFLAYLMICQKMTLVDAIEHVKKRRRIVPNWGFLKQLRGLDEFLQEQRRDSSLESPETRSESSQQRDELKGRVAEDESESQQKS